A segment of the Mycobacterium intracellulare ATCC 13950 genome:
CGCGATCACCAAGTAAGGCACCGACGAGACGCAAAAGCCCCCGCACGCACCGCGTGTCGGGGGCTTTTGCCCTCTGTTGCGCGTCAGCCCCAGCGGGCGAGCAGCTCGTTGGCCCGGCCCGTCAGCGCGGCCTGCAGGAAGGGCCCGAAGCTGATTCGCGCCACGCCCAGCGGACCGAAGGCCGCGGGGTCGTCCTGGTCGGGCAGCGCGATCGCGTTGACCGGCAACACCAATTCCGCGGTCAAGCGCCGCAACGTGTCGGGGTGGTGGCGGCCGACCGGGTACAGGACATCGGCGCCGGCGGCGGCCGCCTGATTCAGTCGCGCCACGGCGCGGTCGACGCGATCGGACTCCTCGCCGTCTTGGCGCAGGAACAGATCGGTCCGGGCGTTGATGACCACATGCACTCCCGCCGCGTCGGCGGCCGACCGCAGCGCGCCGACCAGCTCGGCGTGTTCCTCGGCGGACCGCAGCCGTCCGCCCTCCGAGTGCACGGTGTCCTCGATGTTCAGCCCGACGGCCCCGACGCTCAGCAGGCCCTCGATCAGGCGGTCGGCCGGGAGTCCGTAGCCGGATTCGATGTCCACCGAGACCGGGACGCCTTCCGTTTCCGAGACCGCCGCGGTGATCTGCGCGACGCGGGTGAGCACGTCGTCGAACGACATGCCCTCGTTGTCGGGTTTGCCGATCGAGTCCGCCATCGGATGGCTCCCCACGGTCAGCGCGGCGAATCCCGCGCCGACGGCCAGTCGCGCCGACCAGGCGTCCCACACGGTCGGCAGGATGACCGGGTTGCCCGGCCGGTGCAGCTTCAACAGGGTGGCGGCGCGCTCGGCCGGCGTGGTGGGGCCCGTCATCAGTGTTTGCTCCCTTGGCGTCGGAGCTCAATGGTCTGACGTTCGCCTGTGCCGTGGATAGTATTGGGGACGTACTGTGATCCGAAACACTGCCGAGGAGATGCGTTGACGAGCACGACTGGCACGACAGAATTCGCCGAACTGCACGATCTGATCGGCGGCCTGCGGCGGTGCGTGAGCTCGCTGCGGTCGCGATACGGCGACAGCCCCGCGATGCGTCGCATCGTCATCGACGCCGACCGCATCCTGTCCGACGTCGATCTGCTCGACACCGACGTGTCCGAGTTGGACCTGGCGGGTGCCACCGTGCAGCAGTCGGGCGAGAAGATCGTCATCCCCGACACCCAGTACGACAGCGAATTCTGGCGTGATGTCGACGACGAGGGCGTCGGCGGTCACAACAGGGCCTGAACAACCCGAGCGCCCCGACTCCATGCCCCCCGCTGGAGGGGGCCTTCTCTCTGTGTACCCTTCGACAGACAGCCCGTTCGAAGAGGAACAACTAGATGAGCGCACCCACGGCGAACCGTCCTGCGTCCGGTGTCTTTTCACCCACGCGCGCCCGTATACAGCAGCGGACCCTCCGTACCGACCGGTGGTGGATGTCGCCGCTGAGGATCGACCTCGGCTTCGCCGCATTCGTCATCTACGCGACGGCACGAGCGTTCCAGCAGAACTACTTCTTCGTCCCCAAATACCACTACCTGACGCCGTTCTACTCGCCGTGCGTCAGCAAGGGTTGCGGTGAGGCCGGCGACATCTGGCCGCAGTTCCTGCCCGACGTGTGGTGGCTGCCGTATGCGGCGGTGTCGCTGCCGTTCCTGCTGCTGTTCCGGTTGACCTGCTACTACTACCGCGGCGCCTACTACCGCACGGTGTGGCAGTCGCCCACCGCGTGTGCGGTGGCCGAGCCCCGCGTGCACTACAGCGGCGAGACGAAGTTCCCGCTGATCATCCAGAACACCCACCGGTACTTCTTCTACATCGCCTGCCTCATCTCGATCGTCAACAGCTACGACGCGATCGTCGCGTTCCATTCCGACAGCGGGCCGGGCGGATTCGGCTTCGGGCTGGGCAACCTGATCCTGCTGGGCAACGTCATCATGCTGTGGGTCTACACGCTGTCCTGCCACTCCTGCCGGCACGTGACCGGTGGGCGACTCAAGCACTTCTCCAAAAACCCTGTGCGGTATTGGATCTGGACGCAGGTCAGCGCGATGAACACCCGGCACAAGCAGTTCGCCTGGATCACGCTGGGCACCCTGATGCTCACCGATTTCTACATCGCACTGGTGGCCAGCGGCGCCATCAGCGACCTGAGATTCGTTGGCTGAAAAGCCATTTGACTTACAAATCAGAACGTAGCTAGCGAGGGTTTTCATGGTTGATGTCGAGCGGCATGCCTACGACGTAGTCGTCATCGGCGCCGGCGGCGCGGGATTGCGCGCGGTCATCGAGGCGCGCGAACGCGGCCTGCGGGTCGCGGTGGTGTGCAAGTCCCTGTTCGGCAAGGCACACACCGTGATGGCCGAGGGTGGGTGCGCGGCCTCGATGGGCAACACCAACCCGAAGGACAACTGGAAGACCCACTTCGGCGACACGATGCGCGGTGGGAAGTTCCTCAACAACTGGCGGATGGCCGAACTGCACGCCAAGGAGGCCCCCGACCGCGTCTGGGAGCTGGAAACCTATGGCGCGCTGTTCGATCGCCTCAAGGACGGCAAGATCAGCCAGCGCAACTTCGGCGGGCACACCTACCCGCGGCTGGCGCACGTCGGTGACCGCACCGGCCTGGAGCTGATCCGCACCATGCAGCAGAAGATCGTCTCGCTGCAGCAGGAGGACTACGCCGAGCTCGGCGACTACGAGGCCCGCATCCGGGTGTTCGCCGAAACCACGATCACCGAACTGATCAAGGACGGCGACGCGATCGCCGGGGCGTTCGGCTACATCCGCGAAAGCGGCAACTTCATCCTGTTCGAGGCGCCCGCGGTGGTGCTGGCCACCGGCGGCATCGGCAAGTCGTTCAAGGTCACCTCGAACTCCTGGGAGTACACCGGCGACGGGCACGCCCTGGCGCTCCGGGCGGGCGCGTCCCTGATCAACATGGAGTTCGTCCAGTTCCACCCGACGGGCATGGTGTGGCCGCCGAGCGTGAAGGGGATCCTGGTCACCGAGGGCGTTCGCGGCGACGGCGGGGTGCTGAAGAACTCCGACGACAAGCGGTTCATGTTCGACTACATCCCGCCGGTCTTCAAAGGCCAGTACGCCGAGACCGAGCAAGAGGCCGACCAGTGGCTCAAGGACAACGACTCGGCCCGCCGCACCCCTGACCTGCTGCCGCGCGACGAGGTCGCGCGCGCGATCAACTCCGAGGTCAAGGCCGGCCGGGGCAGCCCACACGGCGGCGTCTTCCTCGACATCGCGTCGCGGCTGACGCCCGCGGAGATCAACCGCCGCCTGCCGTCGATGTACCACCAGTTCAAGGAGCTGGCCGGGGTCGACATCACCAAGGAGCCGATGGAAGTCGGGCCGACCTGCCACTACGTGATGGGCGGCGTCGAGGTCGACGCCGACACCGGGGCGGCCACCGTGCCCGGGCTCTTCGCCGCGGGCGAATGCTCCGGCGGCATGCACGGCTCGAACCGGCTGGGCGGCAACTCGCTGTCGGACCTGCTGGTGTTCGGCCGGCGCGCCGGCCTGGGCGCCGCCGACTACGTGCGGGCGCTGAGCAGCCGTCCGACGGTCGGCGACGGCGCCGTCGAGGCGGCGGCGAAGCGGGCCCTGTCCCCCTTCGAGGCGCCGGCGGGCGGCGGCCCCGGCGAGAACCCCTACACCCTGCAGCTCGAGCTGCAGCAGTCGATGAACGACCTGGTCGGCATCATCCGCAATGCCGACGAGATCTCCGAGGCTTTGGCCCGGCTCGACAAGCTGCGGGAGCGGTTCAAGAACCTGCATGTGGAGGGGCAGCGCCGCTACAACCCGGGCTGGAACCTGGCCATCGACCTGCGCAACATGCTGCTGGTCAGCGAATGCGTCGCCAAGGCCGCGCTGCAGCGCACCGAGAGCCGGGGCGGGCACACCCGCGACGACCACCCGTCGATGGACTCGTCGTGGCGCAAGCTGTTGCTGGTCTGCGAGGCAGTCGCCGAGCCAGGCGACGTTGAAGCCGCGGTGATCCCCGACATCACCATCACGAAGAAAGAGCAGACGCCGATGCGGCCCGATCTGCTGGAACTGTTCGACATCGCCGAGCTGGAGAAGTACTACACCGACGAGGAGCTCGCCGGGCATCCAGGGCGGACACCCAGGACGGAGAAGTAAATGACCTACAACGCGACGATGCGGGTGTGGCGCGGCGACGACGCCAACGGTGCGTTGCAGGACTTCACCGTCGAGGTCAACGAGGGTGAGGTCGTCCTCGACATCATTCACCGCCTGCAGCAGACCCAGACGCCCGACCTGGCGGTCCGGTGGAACTGCAAGGCGGGCAAGTGCGGCTCGTGCTCCGCGGAGATCAACGGCTATCCGCGGTTGCTCTGCATGACCCGGATGTCGACGTTCGCCGAGGACGAGGTCGTCACGGTCACGCCGCTGCGGACGTTCCCGGTGATCCGGGACCTGGTCACCGACGTCTCGTTCAACTACGAGAAGGCCCGCGAGATACCGTCTTTCGCACCGCCCAAGGACCTGCAACCCGGCGAGTACCGGATGGCGCAGGAGGACGTCCAGCGCTCCCAAGAGTTCCGCAAGTGCATCGAATGCTTCCTGTGCCAGAACGTGTGCCACGTGGTCCGCGACCACGAGGAGAACAAGAAGGCGTTCGCCGGCCCCCGCTTCCTGATGCGGATCGCCGAGCTGGAGATGCACCCGCTGGACACCCGGGACCGGCGCAAGGACGCCCAGGAAGAGCACGGCCTGGGGTACTGCAACATCACCAAGTGCTGCACCGAGGTCTGCCCGGAGAACATCAAGATCACCGACAACGCGCTGATCCCGATGAAGGAGCGCGTCGCCGACCGCAAGTACGACCCGGTGGTCTGGCTCGGTAACAAGCTGTTCCGTCGCTGAGCGCTCCCGCCGCGCCCTCACCGGCTGGCGGGGTTAGGGCGTCGCGGTACCCGGGTAACCAACCTGCATCCTGTCGGGCCGTCCGGATGGACGGCCGCTGTACCAACGACCGGAAAGGCAGCTGATGGAACCCAGGCGAGAAACCGCCAGCATCAACAACATTCGGACCGCGATCCGGCAATTGTCCGTGCGCGCCCAGCTCGCGCAGAAGGAGGGGCGGCACAACGACGCCGCCGAACTCGAGAGCCGCATCCAGGGCTTCCGGGAAGAACTCAGCCACCGCCCCTAGCGCGCGCCGGCGGCCCCGGTTCAGGCGCCCAAGCGGCGGAAATTGCTCCGGTGGAACACGATGGGCGCCACGTCGGCGTCCACGGTCACCTCGCTGACCCGCAACACGACGATCGTGTGGTCACCGGCGGGAATGAGTTGCTCGATGGCGCTTTCCAGCCACAGGCCGGTGCCCTTGATGAACACCGCCCCGGTGGGCCGGGAGACGGTCTCCAGGCCGGCGAACCTGTCGCCGGTCTTGGCGGCCAGCGTGCGGGCGGCCTCGTCGTGCGCCTCGCCGAGCACGCTGATGCCCAGCATGGGCAGGTCCTTGAGTTTGGGCCACGTCGTCGAGGTGTTCTGCACGCAGAACGACACCAACGGCGGGTCCAGCGAGACCGGCACGAAGGTGCTGGCGGCCAGCCCTTCCCGGGTTCCGTTCACCTCGGCGGCGATGGCCACCACACCCGATGGGAAATGACCGAAGGCCTCACGAAGTGACGACGCTGTCAGCTTGTTGTTCGAGTTCACCGGACTTTTTCGCCCCTAGAGCGCCAGACGTATTTTCGGGTCCGACCCTACCCGGCGCGCATCGTCCCGGCGCGGACACCCTTACTCGTTTTCTAAGCGCTCTGCCCAATACCCATGCGCGGAAGCGACATCCGGGTGCGAGCGCAGCCGGCTCTTCCAGGCGTTGCGGCCGTAGACCGAGAAGATGGGGTCGGCGGGATCCTGCGACGCCGCCCAGTCCGTCCCGGTGCCCGCCGCGAGTTCGCGGGGCAGCGCGAGCACGGGTATCCGCGCGTCGAGGCGCGGATTGAAGAAGTAGGGCACCGAGATCCGGTCGGTCGCCGGGCCCTGCAGGTTGACCCGGTGCTCGGTGGCCCGCAGGTAGCCGCGCGTCGCCGCCTCCAGCAGTTCACCGATGTTGACGATGAACGCCCCCTCGCGCGGGGGGACGTCGATCCAGGCGCCGTCGAACGCCCGCCGCACCTGCAGGCCCCGGCTGCCCGGCTCCGCCAGCAGCAGCGTGAGCACTCCGGCGTCCCGGTGCGCGCCCACGCCCTGGGAGCCGGCCGCGCGCCCCGGGTAGCGGATGATCTTGATCAGCGTGGCCGGGGTTTCGGCGAAGGCGGGGTCGAACACGTCCGCCGGGCTGCCCAGCGAGGCCGCCCAGTGCCGCAGCAGGGTGCGGGCCACCGCCGACAGCGCGGCGTCCCACTCCTCGACGAGTCCGGGCAGCTCGGGCAGCGCGGCCGGCCACTGGTTGGGACCCTGTAGCCACCGGTAGTCGGACTTGCCCAGCCCGCCGATCGGCGGACGTTGCGGCCCGATGTCGATCTGCTCGCGCCAATCCACCTCGCCGCGGGTCACCTCGCCGCCCAGGCGGGTGTAGCCGCGGAAATGCGGGCTGCGCACCATGGCGACCGAGTCCTTGTCGTGCTGCGGCAGCGCGAAGAGCCGGCGCGCGGCCTCGAGCATCCGCGTCACCAATTCCGGGGCGACCCCATGGCCGGTCAGATAGAAGAATCCGACCCGGTGGGCGGCTTCGCGCAGACCGTCCCGCAACCGCGCCGGATCGGCGCGCAGGTCGACGACCGGCACCGCAGTGACGCCCGGCACATCGATCGTCCCGCGCCCGTCTCCGCAGGTAGCGCGGGTTTTCGACGGCATCGGCGCACCCTTCCCAACCGGTTGGTTAATTAGGCAATGAAATCTAGCTCACATCCGCTTGCATCCCACTGACGCTAACGATATTTTAGGTGTTGTTACTGGTGGGTAACTTAGACCTAGTACCCAACCACAAGTGGCATTCTCAACGAGGAGGACCGTAGTGAGCCACTACAAGAGCAACGTCCGCGACCAGGCGTTCAACCTGTTCGAGGTATTGGGCGTTGACAAGGCCTTGGGCCAGGGCGAATACAGCGACCTGGACGTAGACACCGCCAACGAAATGCTCAACGAGATGAGCCGGCTGGCCGAGGGGCCGATCGCCGACTCGTTCGTCGAGGGCGACCGCAACCCGCCGGTCTTCGACCCGAAGACGCACTCGGTGACGCTGCCGGAATCCTTCAAGAAGTCCGTACACGCCGTCATCGAGGCCGGGTGGGACAAGGTCGGCATCGACGAGGCCCTCGGCGGCGTGGCAATGCCCAAGTCGCTGCTGTGGGCGCTGCACGAGCACATCCTGGGCGCCAACCCGGCCGTGTGGATGTACGCCGGCGGCGCGGGTTTCGCGAACATCCTGTACCACCTCGGCACCGAGGAGCAGAAGAAGTGGGCCGTCCTGGCCGCCGAGCGCGGCTGGGGTTCGACCATGGTGCTCACCGAGCCGGACGCCGGCTCCGACGTCGGCGCCGGGCGGACCAAGGCCGTCAAGCAGGACGACGGGTCCTGGCACATCGACGGTGTGAAGCGATTCATCACCTCGGCCGACTCCGGCGACCTGTTCGAGAACATCTTCCACCTGGTGCTGGCGCGCCCCGAGGGCGCCGGACCCGGCACCAAGGGCCTGTCGCTGTTCTTCGTGCCCAAGTTCCTGTTCGACTTCGAGACCGGTGAGCTG
Coding sequences within it:
- a CDS encoding isocitrate lyase/PEP mutase family protein gives rise to the protein MTGPTTPAERAATLLKLHRPGNPVILPTVWDAWSARLAVGAGFAALTVGSHPMADSIGKPDNEGMSFDDVLTRVAQITAAVSETEGVPVSVDIESGYGLPADRLIEGLLSVGAVGLNIEDTVHSEGGRLRSAEEHAELVGALRSAADAAGVHVVINARTDLFLRQDGEESDRVDRAVARLNQAAAAGADVLYPVGRHHPDTLRRLTAELVLPVNAIALPDQDDPAAFGPLGVARISFGPFLQAALTGRANELLARWG
- a CDS encoding fumarate reductase/succinate dehydrogenase flavoprotein subunit: MVDVERHAYDVVVIGAGGAGLRAVIEARERGLRVAVVCKSLFGKAHTVMAEGGCAASMGNTNPKDNWKTHFGDTMRGGKFLNNWRMAELHAKEAPDRVWELETYGALFDRLKDGKISQRNFGGHTYPRLAHVGDRTGLELIRTMQQKIVSLQQEDYAELGDYEARIRVFAETTITELIKDGDAIAGAFGYIRESGNFILFEAPAVVLATGGIGKSFKVTSNSWEYTGDGHALALRAGASLINMEFVQFHPTGMVWPPSVKGILVTEGVRGDGGVLKNSDDKRFMFDYIPPVFKGQYAETEQEADQWLKDNDSARRTPDLLPRDEVARAINSEVKAGRGSPHGGVFLDIASRLTPAEINRRLPSMYHQFKELAGVDITKEPMEVGPTCHYVMGGVEVDADTGAATVPGLFAAGECSGGMHGSNRLGGNSLSDLLVFGRRAGLGAADYVRALSSRPTVGDGAVEAAAKRALSPFEAPAGGGPGENPYTLQLELQQSMNDLVGIIRNADEISEALARLDKLRERFKNLHVEGQRRYNPGWNLAIDLRNMLLVSECVAKAALQRTESRGGHTRDDHPSMDSSWRKLLLVCEAVAEPGDVEAAVIPDITITKKEQTPMRPDLLELFDIAELEKYYTDEELAGHPGRTPRTEK
- a CDS encoding succinate dehydrogenase/fumarate reductase iron-sulfur subunit; the protein is MTYNATMRVWRGDDANGALQDFTVEVNEGEVVLDIIHRLQQTQTPDLAVRWNCKAGKCGSCSAEINGYPRLLCMTRMSTFAEDEVVTVTPLRTFPVIRDLVTDVSFNYEKAREIPSFAPPKDLQPGEYRMAQEDVQRSQEFRKCIECFLCQNVCHVVRDHEENKKAFAGPRFLMRIAELEMHPLDTRDRRKDAQEEHGLGYCNITKCCTEVCPENIKITDNALIPMKERVADRKYDPVVWLGNKLFRR
- a CDS encoding flavin reductase family protein; protein product: MNSNNKLTASSLREAFGHFPSGVVAIAAEVNGTREGLAASTFVPVSLDPPLVSFCVQNTSTTWPKLKDLPMLGISVLGEAHDEAARTLAAKTGDRFAGLETVSRPTGAVFIKGTGLWLESAIEQLIPAGDHTIVVLRVSEVTVDADVAPIVFHRSNFRRLGA
- a CDS encoding isopenicillin N synthase family dioxygenase, with product MPSKTRATCGDGRGTIDVPGVTAVPVVDLRADPARLRDGLREAAHRVGFFYLTGHGVAPELVTRMLEAARRLFALPQHDKDSVAMVRSPHFRGYTRLGGEVTRGEVDWREQIDIGPQRPPIGGLGKSDYRWLQGPNQWPAALPELPGLVEEWDAALSAVARTLLRHWAASLGSPADVFDPAFAETPATLIKIIRYPGRAAGSQGVGAHRDAGVLTLLLAEPGSRGLQVRRAFDGAWIDVPPREGAFIVNIGELLEAATRGYLRATEHRVNLQGPATDRISVPYFFNPRLDARIPVLALPRELAAGTGTDWAASQDPADPIFSVYGRNAWKSRLRSHPDVASAHGYWAERLENE